From Halomicrobium salinisoli, the proteins below share one genomic window:
- a CDS encoding tRNA (adenine-N1)-methyltransferase, producing the protein MSYLFVHRERGREHLLSPGDTLESDLGIMEVPEDVEPGDVVETHLGEAFTVRDLRGPDLFEHLERTGAPMMPRDIGLVVGRTGLQSGDRVLDAGTGTGVLAAYLGRIGASVVTYERDSEFAEVARQNMADAGVADAVEVRTGDVTDDLDGLGQQFDAVTLDTGDAAAVVERAPDLLVPGGFVAVYSPFVEQSREAVEAAREVGLEDVESLETIQRELDVGDRGTRPSTRGVGHTGYLTFARRP; encoded by the coding sequence ATGAGCTACCTTTTCGTTCATCGCGAACGAGGTCGCGAGCACCTGCTCTCGCCCGGCGACACCCTCGAATCGGACCTCGGCATCATGGAGGTGCCCGAGGACGTCGAGCCCGGCGACGTGGTCGAGACGCACCTCGGCGAGGCCTTCACTGTCCGCGACCTGCGCGGCCCGGACCTGTTCGAGCACCTCGAGCGGACCGGGGCGCCGATGATGCCCCGCGACATCGGGCTCGTGGTCGGCCGGACCGGCCTCCAGTCCGGCGACCGCGTCCTCGACGCGGGCACGGGCACGGGCGTGCTGGCGGCCTACCTCGGTCGCATCGGCGCCTCCGTGGTCACCTACGAGCGCGATTCCGAGTTCGCCGAGGTGGCGCGCCAGAACATGGCCGACGCGGGCGTCGCGGACGCCGTAGAGGTCCGGACCGGCGACGTGACCGACGACCTCGACGGCCTCGGCCAGCAGTTCGACGCCGTCACGCTGGACACCGGCGACGCGGCCGCCGTCGTCGAGCGGGCGCCGGACCTGCTGGTGCCCGGCGGCTTCGTCGCCGTCTACTCGCCGTTCGTCGAGCAGTCCCGCGAGGCCGTCGAGGCGGCCCGCGAGGTCGGCCTCGAAGACGTCGAGTCCCTGGAGACGATCCAGCGGGAACTCGACGTCGGCGACCGGGGCACCCGTCCCTCGACGCGCGGCGTCGGTCACACCGGCTACCTCACCTTCGCGC